The following are encoded in a window of Diorhabda sublineata isolate icDioSubl1.1 chromosome 3, icDioSubl1.1, whole genome shotgun sequence genomic DNA:
- the LOC130441432 gene encoding uncharacterized protein LOC130441432, whose product MEIKCFIFLFLVGVVVAFPQKEGNAYTQEAIKQAQNTFLIPKDAQIQKVQEGIEIGAYESIPGNQKVNLFEILGDQFPPEVVSNLQSQIDQVGRS is encoded by the exons ATGGAGATAAAATGCTTCATCTTTCTATTTCTCGTTGGTGTAGTTGTTGCCTTTCCCCAAAAAGAAGGAAATGCATACACACAAGAAGCTATTAAACAAGCAcagaatacatttttaattccTAAAGACGCTCAAATACAAAAG GTACAAGAGGGTATTGAAATTGGGGCCTATGAAAGCATACCCGGAAATCAAAAAGtgaatctatttgaaatattgggCGATCAATTTCCCCCTGAAGTAGTGAGCAATCTTCAATCTCAAATTGATCAAGTAGGAAGAAGCTGA